The Fibrobacter sp. UWB5 genome has a window encoding:
- the argB gene encoding acetylglutamate kinase, producing MKKVVVKIGGSLAIDEAKLADFVSAVSTLPGNGCQVAVVHGGGKDINENIALLKEQPTFIDGLRVTTPGIMKMVEMTLSGHVNKKLVRMLLNNGCGAVGISGVDANLFQVEKKQGKVDLGLVGEIKKVNPGIVTALWGAGFVPVVSPISIGPDANGNGVSWNVNADTAASELAVALEADQFVLVSDVPGVMDENKNVIPELSEADAEKLIEAGVISGGMIPKVRESFKSIRRGLKSIHIVGWKDAEHFGKQINGDLNYGTILR from the coding sequence ATGAAAAAAGTGGTTGTAAAAATTGGTGGCAGCCTGGCAATCGACGAAGCCAAGCTCGCTGATTTTGTGTCGGCAGTCTCTACCCTCCCCGGTAATGGCTGTCAGGTGGCCGTGGTTCACGGCGGTGGCAAGGACATCAACGAAAACATTGCCTTGCTCAAGGAACAACCGACATTCATCGACGGCCTCCGAGTCACGACCCCCGGCATCATGAAGATGGTCGAGATGACCCTCTCCGGTCACGTGAACAAGAAGCTCGTGCGCATGCTCCTGAACAACGGTTGCGGTGCAGTCGGTATTTCGGGCGTAGACGCGAATCTGTTCCAGGTCGAAAAGAAACAGGGCAAGGTGGACCTTGGCCTGGTGGGCGAAATCAAGAAGGTGAACCCGGGCATTGTGACCGCGCTCTGGGGTGCGGGGTTTGTTCCCGTGGTGAGCCCGATTTCTATTGGTCCTGACGCTAACGGTAACGGCGTGAGCTGGAACGTGAATGCCGACACGGCTGCAAGCGAACTGGCTGTGGCGCTCGAGGCCGACCAGTTCGTGCTGGTGAGCGACGTGCCGGGCGTGATGGACGAAAACAAGAATGTAATTCCCGAACTGAGCGAAGCGGACGCCGAAAAGCTGATTGAAGCTGGCGTCATCTCCGGCGGTATGATTCCCAAAGTCCGCGAGAGTTTCAAGTCTATCCGACGAGGACTCAAGAGCATCCACATCGTGGGTTGGAAGGACGCGGAACACTTTGGCAAACAAATTAATGGAGATTTAAACTATGGCACAATCTTGCGCTAA
- a CDS encoding ferredoxin, whose translation MAITKVWLDESSDECVSCGACEATCDAVFEVPEKMKVKEGVDYSAYESEIKDAADSCPAGVIKYE comes from the coding sequence ATGGCAATCACGAAAGTTTGGCTGGACGAATCCAGTGACGAATGCGTCTCCTGCGGCGCTTGCGAAGCTACTTGCGACGCAGTGTTCGAAGTTCCTGAAAAGATGAAGGTCAAGGAAGGCGTTGACTATTCCGCTTACGAAAGCGAAATCAAGGACGCTGCTGACAGCTGCCCGGCCGGCGTGATTAAGTACGAGTAA